In Winkia neuii, a genomic segment contains:
- a CDS encoding sensor histidine kinase has protein sequence MRNARKRRTKRENADVALLRNLRLRWHSTPLTFRLVTVTTSLITVGLVLAGASMLGILQSHLVGQVDHELISTAQRQVTAISPTLDMRTDPELPSNYYVRLEYGERHGKQQAKGQVIITSATRQQFGVPETGELLSFNELDDAHMTQPITVPSSKIGIAWRAVAVPLYRADIPVGVATVALPLAGVSQTIYRTSLYLLFSSLLIAAAGALAAFYLVRRSLRPLREIESVAGKIAGGDMTQRVDNEPPTTEVGSLSQSLNKMLTYLEESFTARKASEKKMHQFVSDASHELRTPLAAIRGYGELYRMGGVPPEGVPDVMGRIESEASRMSELVEDLLKLARLDEGRKLKFEDVDLTELVQLAASDLGALDRKRKVEIVDLEGNPAREPVFAHVDRNQIMQVLANLVGNAVRYTPPGSPVEFAVGTRSSMTLLEVRDHGPGIAKDERAQVFKRFYRSDTSRTRNTGGSGLGLAIVSAIAKAHNGSAELRTTEGGGLTVRLYLPTVP, from the coding sequence ATGAGAAACGCCCGGAAACGGCGGACCAAGAGAGAAAACGCTGACGTCGCCCTCCTGCGAAATCTTCGCTTGCGCTGGCACTCCACTCCCCTTACTTTCCGCCTCGTCACAGTTACTACCTCGCTGATCACGGTTGGGCTGGTACTCGCTGGTGCCTCGATGCTGGGCATTTTGCAATCTCACTTGGTCGGACAGGTCGACCACGAATTGATCTCTACGGCGCAACGCCAGGTGACGGCCATATCCCCTACGCTCGATATGAGGACGGATCCGGAATTGCCGTCGAATTACTACGTGCGTCTGGAATATGGCGAACGGCACGGCAAACAGCAGGCCAAAGGCCAGGTCATCATCACTTCTGCCACGCGGCAGCAGTTCGGCGTCCCCGAAACCGGCGAGCTGCTTTCGTTCAACGAATTAGATGATGCGCATATGACTCAGCCGATCACGGTTCCGTCTTCAAAAATTGGAATCGCCTGGCGCGCTGTGGCCGTACCGCTTTACCGGGCGGATATTCCGGTGGGGGTGGCAACGGTCGCCCTCCCTTTGGCGGGCGTGTCACAGACTATTTACCGCACTTCCCTGTACCTGCTGTTTTCTTCGCTTTTGATCGCAGCAGCTGGGGCACTTGCCGCCTTTTACCTGGTGCGTCGTTCGCTTCGTCCTCTGCGCGAAATTGAATCAGTGGCGGGCAAGATCGCGGGTGGCGACATGACGCAAAGGGTTGACAATGAACCGCCCACTACCGAGGTCGGTTCCCTTTCGCAGTCGCTAAACAAGATGCTCACCTACCTAGAGGAGTCTTTCACTGCCAGGAAGGCCTCCGAGAAGAAGATGCACCAGTTTGTGTCTGACGCTTCCCATGAGCTGCGCACGCCTTTGGCGGCGATCCGCGGTTACGGCGAGCTGTACCGGATGGGCGGGGTTCCGCCCGAGGGCGTGCCGGACGTTATGGGACGGATCGAGTCAGAGGCCTCTAGGATGAGCGAATTAGTCGAGGACCTGCTGAAACTTGCCCGCTTAGATGAGGGCCGAAAGTTGAAGTTCGAGGACGTGGACCTAACGGAGCTCGTCCAACTGGCTGCTTCGGACCTTGGGGCGCTCGACCGCAAACGAAAAGTAGAGATCGTTGATTTGGAGGGTAATCCTGCGCGCGAACCTGTCTTCGCCCACGTGGATCGCAATCAGATCATGCAGGTACTCGCTAATCTGGTGGGCAACGCCGTGCGGTACACCCCACCTGGCAGTCCCGTCGAATTTGCGGTGGGCACGCGCTCTAGCATGACTTTGTTGGAGGTTCGCGACCACGGACCCGGCATTGCCAAAGACGAAAGGGCCCAAGTATTCAAGCGTTTCTACAGGTCTGATACTTCTAGAACTCGGAACACGGGTGGCTCTGGTCTGGGGCTTGCCATTGTTAGCGCTATTGCTAAAGCGCACAACGGCAGTGCCGAATTGCGCACTACCGAGGGCGGGGGGCTCACGGTTAGGTTGTACTTGCCTACGGTGCCGTAA
- a CDS encoding Rossmann-like and DUF2520 domain-containing protein, producing the protein MAKAHGEVLRMSAQSRLRIAVVGTGKAGCVLGSALRASGHEIVGVTPASDTDRVEAMLPGVPILDADKLVPQADLVLLTVPDSLIAEVCQGLTELGVIRSGQIVVHAAMAGLRVLQSASAVGVLPLSIHPVISLTGTSIDLSRMQDRPIIVTAPAPLLPIAQALAVELGGSPIPVAEDDRPLVAAALTHASAHVATVLEQAKALLSMAGLDNPEAMLEGIDEVPQVERIGTPAALAAITRAEQAALALGADPDNRDLTPNINGVAEAYKLLSEQTKERQ; encoded by the coding sequence GTGGCAAAAGCGCATGGCGAGGTCCTCCGCATGAGCGCCCAGTCTCGCCTCCGGATAGCCGTGGTGGGGACGGGGAAGGCAGGATGCGTCCTCGGCTCAGCCCTGCGTGCCAGTGGACACGAAATCGTTGGGGTTACGCCCGCCTCTGACACAGACCGGGTAGAAGCAATGCTGCCGGGGGTACCTATCCTAGATGCAGATAAGTTGGTACCTCAGGCAGACCTGGTGTTGCTCACCGTGCCCGACTCGCTCATTGCGGAGGTGTGCCAAGGATTGACGGAACTAGGAGTGATCAGATCTGGGCAGATCGTGGTGCATGCCGCCATGGCAGGCCTCCGCGTCCTGCAGAGCGCTTCCGCTGTGGGAGTGTTACCGCTATCTATCCACCCGGTAATATCTTTGACCGGCACCTCCATCGACCTCTCGCGGATGCAGGATCGGCCCATAATCGTAACCGCTCCGGCGCCGCTGCTGCCGATCGCGCAGGCGCTCGCGGTGGAACTTGGCGGCAGCCCAATTCCCGTTGCCGAGGACGACCGCCCTCTTGTGGCCGCGGCTCTGACGCATGCTAGCGCACACGTTGCTACCGTATTAGAGCAAGCCAAAGCTTTACTGTCCATGGCTGGTTTGGACAATCCTGAAGCGATGCTAGAGGGAATTGATGAGGTGCCTCAGGTAGAACGGATCGGCACTCCTGCGGCGCTTGCAGCTATTACTCGCGCTGAACAGGCCGCCCTCGCGCTGGGAGCAGACCCGGATAATAGGGATCTTACTCCGAATATTAACGGCGTTGCGGAAGCGTATAAGCTGCTTTCTGAACAAACTAAGGAAAGGCAATGA
- a CDS encoding PH domain-containing protein, with amino-acid sequence MSVQEEVRADQWRKVHPLSPLLNGGAALTTFLGVVLFGNLQVLSEAAQYLDGKFSVGLVILIVSGAVVALILALLCFTYLQWRNTFYAVTDEAVHFRHGVIFKAHRRAPLDRVQSVDISRSLLSRVLGLAEIRVESAGGPGSSVKIQYLSVGKAEDVRREILHREEIQNEEVLEGEENAGSATEDSGIAHSGVIGAEYKGPNFQPWELYKLDLPIFLGGMVRSVGIIIAVVTILGFVVGAIVLVSILGASEFAIALGGIQFIISIVVAIAGIGSAVWGRVNSEYGFTAAVTSAGIRITRGLTKQISQTIPPGRIHAVRLQQPLLWRSKDWWRVSAVQAGVGQTAQAAKEASSEGGRGKVTMLPTGTRDQALRALWLVVRDLGIDDPDAFLEEALTGSGEGKYFTPVGRKVRLLDPLTYNRKSVFITDTVVAVRDGRITRTLDIIPHEHAQSVTAKQGPLERWLNVGNMRLDLVFNSTGMGEVKHLSEEVLSAAVMQQAELARLRRGEEPMEEWQKRMARSSA; translated from the coding sequence ATGAGCGTCCAGGAAGAAGTACGCGCCGACCAATGGCGTAAAGTCCACCCGCTCTCTCCATTACTAAATGGAGGAGCCGCCCTCACCACTTTCCTCGGGGTCGTCCTGTTCGGAAACTTACAGGTGCTTTCGGAAGCCGCCCAGTACTTAGATGGAAAATTTAGCGTCGGCTTGGTCATTCTGATTGTCTCGGGGGCAGTAGTAGCCCTTATTTTAGCGCTACTTTGCTTCACGTACTTGCAGTGGCGAAACACCTTCTACGCAGTAACTGACGAAGCTGTGCACTTTCGCCACGGCGTCATTTTCAAAGCCCACAGGCGCGCCCCACTCGACCGCGTGCAGTCGGTAGACATTTCGCGCTCACTACTGTCGCGCGTGCTAGGACTTGCCGAAATAAGAGTGGAGTCTGCTGGCGGCCCGGGGTCATCGGTGAAAATCCAGTATCTTTCTGTGGGGAAAGCCGAGGACGTACGACGCGAAATACTGCACCGAGAAGAGATACAGAACGAAGAGGTGTTAGAGGGCGAGGAGAATGCGGGCTCAGCAACCGAAGATTCGGGGATTGCCCATTCAGGAGTAATTGGCGCGGAGTATAAGGGGCCTAACTTCCAGCCATGGGAACTATACAAACTGGACTTACCCATCTTCCTTGGGGGCATGGTGCGCTCGGTAGGGATCATTATTGCCGTGGTCACCATATTGGGGTTCGTAGTTGGGGCGATCGTGCTGGTGAGTATCCTCGGCGCCTCAGAATTTGCGATTGCTCTTGGAGGCATCCAGTTCATAATCTCCATCGTCGTTGCTATTGCGGGTATAGGCTCTGCGGTATGGGGGCGAGTGAATTCTGAATACGGTTTCACTGCCGCAGTAACGAGTGCGGGCATCCGCATTACCCGAGGTCTAACGAAGCAGATTTCCCAAACTATACCGCCGGGGCGCATACACGCCGTGCGGTTGCAGCAGCCACTGCTGTGGCGGTCCAAGGACTGGTGGCGAGTATCCGCAGTGCAAGCAGGCGTAGGCCAAACTGCTCAAGCGGCAAAAGAGGCTTCAAGCGAGGGCGGTCGTGGTAAGGTCACCATGTTGCCAACGGGGACCCGGGACCAGGCGCTTAGGGCGCTCTGGCTTGTAGTCCGTGACCTTGGAATAGACGATCCTGACGCGTTCTTGGAAGAAGCTCTAACGGGTAGTGGGGAAGGAAAATACTTCACTCCTGTGGGGAGGAAAGTACGCCTACTAGATCCGCTCACGTACAACCGCAAGTCCGTGTTCATCACCGACACGGTAGTAGCGGTTCGCGACGGCCGGATTACTAGAACACTCGACATCATCCCGCATGAGCACGCCCAATCTGTCACTGCGAAGCAGGGCCCGTTAGAACGCTGGCTCAACGTGGGCAACATGCGTTTGGACCTAGTTTTCAACTCAACGGGGATGGGCGAAGTAAAACATCTCTCCGAGGAGGTACTATCCGCCGCCGTCATGCAACAGGCAGAGCTAGCCAGGCTGCGGCGCGGTGAAGAACCGATGGAGGAGTGGCAAAAGCGCATGGCGAGGTCCTCCGCATGA
- the rpsI gene encoding 30S ribosomal protein S9 yields MAENTATVEENEELENAPAEYTSETEAPAAGAGQSVTAPGSGLGRRKSAVARVRLIPGEGKWTINGRTLEDYFPNKLHQQLVNDPFTLLDLAGRFDVIARINGGGISGQAGALRLGVARALNEIDRDANRPALKKAGFLTRDARATERKKAGLKKARKAPQYSKR; encoded by the coding sequence GTGGCTGAGAACACTGCAACTGTAGAAGAAAACGAAGAGCTGGAGAACGCTCCGGCTGAATACACTTCCGAGACCGAGGCTCCTGCCGCCGGTGCCGGCCAGTCCGTCACCGCTCCCGGTTCGGGGCTGGGCCGCCGCAAGTCCGCCGTCGCCCGCGTTCGCCTGATCCCAGGCGAGGGCAAGTGGACCATCAACGGCCGCACCTTGGAAGACTACTTCCCGAACAAGCTGCACCAGCAGCTTGTCAACGACCCGTTCACCCTGCTAGATCTGGCCGGTCGCTTCGATGTGATCGCCCGCATCAACGGTGGCGGCATCTCCGGGCAGGCTGGCGCTCTGCGTCTAGGCGTTGCCCGCGCGTTGAACGAGATCGATCGCGATGCGAACCGTCCTGCTTTGAAGAAGGCCGGCTTCCTGACCCGCGATGCTCGCGCAACTGAGCGTAAGAAGGCTGGTTTGAAGAAGGCCCGTAAGGCCCCCCAGTACTCCAAGCGCTGA
- the glmM gene encoding phosphoglucosamine mutase yields MPRLFGTDGVRGLANKKLTPELATNLGIAAARLFSESAQTKNGQKPRAVVGRDTRISGEFLDHAIVAGLASAGMDVDRARVVTTPTVAFLTAEGDYDLGVMISASHNPMPDNGIKFFARGGFKLPDTVEDKIEAILGEEWERPLGGDVGEVEEESKAVDRSYIDHLVSAVGTDLSGLRIAVDCANGAASFLGPEALREAGADAVVINASPDGRNINYECGSTHPEALQAAVVSQHCDFGVAYDGDADRCLAVDAEGNLVDGDKIMGMLAVGLKEEGKLAGNTLVVTVMSNLGLLLAMKEVGIDTVQTAVGDRYVLEKMREGGFAIGGEQSGHVIISDYATTGDGVLTSLMIAKRVKQTGKSLAELTDFVKRLPQTLINVPNVDKAAASSNEAVAKSVMQAEDYLGENGRVLLRPSGTEPVVRVMVEAATQEESDRVCKELASVVKEELSL; encoded by the coding sequence ATGCCCAGACTGTTTGGCACAGACGGCGTACGAGGCCTTGCAAATAAGAAACTAACTCCCGAGCTAGCTACCAACCTTGGTATCGCAGCGGCTCGGCTTTTTTCTGAGAGCGCGCAGACCAAGAACGGTCAGAAGCCTCGCGCCGTAGTCGGGCGCGATACCAGGATCTCCGGCGAGTTTTTGGACCACGCAATAGTGGCAGGCCTGGCCTCGGCCGGGATGGACGTAGATAGGGCCCGAGTCGTCACCACCCCAACCGTCGCCTTCCTGACGGCAGAGGGGGACTACGACCTCGGCGTGATGATCTCGGCTTCCCACAACCCAATGCCCGACAATGGCATTAAATTCTTTGCTCGCGGCGGCTTCAAGCTACCTGACACGGTAGAAGACAAGATTGAGGCCATTCTTGGTGAAGAGTGGGAGCGCCCGTTGGGCGGCGATGTTGGCGAGGTCGAAGAGGAATCGAAGGCAGTAGACCGTTCTTACATCGATCACCTGGTATCTGCGGTGGGTACGGATCTGTCTGGGCTGCGCATTGCTGTCGACTGTGCGAACGGGGCTGCCTCGTTCTTGGGGCCGGAAGCGTTGCGTGAGGCCGGAGCCGACGCTGTAGTGATCAATGCTTCCCCGGATGGACGCAATATCAACTATGAGTGCGGATCCACCCATCCGGAGGCCCTGCAGGCGGCCGTGGTAAGTCAGCACTGCGACTTCGGTGTGGCATATGACGGGGATGCCGATCGTTGTCTGGCTGTTGACGCCGAGGGGAACCTGGTAGACGGCGACAAGATCATGGGCATGCTCGCAGTCGGCCTGAAGGAAGAAGGCAAGCTGGCAGGGAACACCCTTGTCGTGACTGTAATGTCCAACCTTGGCCTGCTGCTAGCTATGAAGGAAGTCGGCATTGACACTGTGCAGACTGCCGTGGGGGACCGCTACGTCCTCGAAAAGATGCGTGAGGGCGGCTTCGCCATTGGTGGGGAGCAGTCGGGGCATGTCATCATCTCTGACTATGCGACTACTGGTGACGGTGTTTTGACTTCGCTGATGATTGCCAAGCGGGTCAAGCAGACCGGCAAGTCGCTGGCGGAGCTGACGGATTTCGTCAAGCGGCTGCCGCAGACGCTGATCAACGTACCTAATGTGGACAAGGCGGCGGCTTCTTCGAACGAGGCCGTGGCTAAGTCTGTCATGCAGGCTGAAGATTACCTAGGCGAGAATGGTCGTGTCCTGTTGCGGCCGTCCGGTACTGAGCCGGTGGTGCGCGTGATGGTTGAGGCGGCTACTCAGGAAGAATCCGACCGCGTGTGCAAGGAGCTGGCGAGCGTGGTGAAGGAAGAGCTGTCGCTCTAG
- the rplM gene encoding 50S ribosomal protein L13: MRTYTPKAADVTNKKWYIVDAENVVLGRLATTVANLLRGKHKPTYAPHIDTGDYVIVINADKVVLTGNKLDTKRAYRHSGYPGGLRSLTYRELLEKSPEKAVEKAVRGMVPHTKLGRAQMKKLRVFVGSEHPHTAQQPETVEIKKIAQ; encoded by the coding sequence GTGCGCACCTATACACCGAAGGCTGCCGATGTAACCAACAAGAAGTGGTACATCGTTGACGCCGAGAACGTCGTCCTCGGACGACTAGCGACCACTGTCGCAAACCTGCTCCGTGGGAAGCATAAGCCGACTTACGCGCCCCACATTGACACTGGCGACTACGTCATCGTGATCAACGCTGACAAAGTCGTTCTGACGGGCAACAAGCTGGACACAAAGCGGGCATACCGCCACTCGGGTTACCCGGGCGGGCTGCGCTCGCTGACCTACCGTGAGCTCCTCGAAAAGAGCCCCGAAAAGGCGGTAGAGAAGGCTGTCCGGGGTATGGTCCCCCACACCAAGCTTGGTCGCGCCCAGATGAAGAAGCTGCGCGTGTTCGTTGGTTCTGAACACCCACACACTGCTCAGCAGCCCGAAACTGTCGAGATCAAGAAGATCGCTCAGTGA
- a CDS encoding response regulator transcription factor → MDQNQSEAKLLVVDDEPNIRDLLASSLRFAGFDVEIAADGATGLRAAKEYKPDLIVLDVMMPDMDGFAVTRHLREAGLQMPVLFLTARDDMQDKIQGLTVGGDDYVTKPFGLEEVVARIRAILRRTKTTVADEPKMRVGDITLDEDAHEVHRAGTLVDLSPTEFKLLRYLMLNEGRVVSKMQILDHVWEYDWDGEAAIVESYISYLRRKLDVAGSSGEIIHTRRGVGYIMREE, encoded by the coding sequence ATGGATCAAAACCAGTCCGAAGCCAAACTGTTAGTAGTCGACGACGAGCCCAATATCCGCGACCTGCTCGCCTCCTCACTGCGTTTCGCCGGATTCGACGTCGAAATTGCAGCCGACGGCGCCACAGGACTCCGCGCTGCCAAGGAATATAAGCCAGACCTGATCGTCCTCGACGTCATGATGCCCGACATGGACGGCTTCGCCGTCACCCGGCACCTGCGCGAAGCAGGGCTACAGATGCCGGTCCTGTTCTTGACCGCCCGCGATGACATGCAAGACAAAATCCAGGGCCTCACCGTTGGCGGAGACGACTACGTGACCAAGCCCTTCGGCCTCGAAGAGGTCGTCGCCCGCATCCGGGCGATACTACGCCGCACCAAGACCACCGTCGCGGACGAACCCAAAATGCGCGTTGGGGACATTACTTTAGACGAGGACGCACACGAAGTTCACCGTGCCGGAACGCTAGTCGACCTGTCCCCCACAGAATTCAAGCTGCTCCGCTACCTGATGCTCAACGAAGGCCGGGTCGTCTCGAAAATGCAGATCTTGGACCACGTTTGGGAATACGACTGGGACGGAGAAGCCGCGATCGTTGAATCCTACATCAGTTACCTCCGCCGCAAACTGGATGTAGCTGGCTCTTCCGGCGAAATTATCCACACCCGGCGCGGTGTCGGCTACATCATGCGGGAAGAATGA
- the panC gene encoding pantoate--beta-alanine ligase, with protein MMDPQLVYTGSELRQALQDKHGQVGLVMTMGALHEGHLDLVRAARKANDVVVVSIFVNPIQFAPEEDYGAYPRDLQQDVQALSKVGADVVFAPSPETMYPNGQPQISFQVGQVGANYEGAARPTHFAGVVQIVSKVFNLVRPHRAYFGQKDAQQLAVVRQLVRDLDYPIRIEAIPIRREPSGLALSSRNAYLSPEEHEQATALNKALTAGLQAAAATGSATSVLETTKAVLEQAPGVQTEYVALVDPNTMEEVREGQKVTATLMLAARVGSTRLIDNTLVVLGPR; from the coding sequence ATGATGGATCCTCAGCTCGTGTACACGGGATCAGAGCTACGTCAGGCGTTACAGGATAAGCATGGCCAGGTTGGGCTGGTCATGACTATGGGCGCGTTGCACGAGGGGCACCTGGATTTGGTTCGTGCAGCTCGTAAAGCCAATGACGTGGTGGTGGTTTCGATCTTTGTGAACCCGATACAGTTCGCGCCAGAGGAGGACTACGGGGCCTATCCACGTGACCTGCAGCAGGATGTGCAGGCCCTTTCCAAAGTGGGGGCGGACGTGGTGTTTGCGCCCTCGCCGGAAACGATGTACCCCAATGGGCAGCCGCAAATTTCTTTCCAGGTTGGTCAGGTTGGGGCTAACTACGAGGGCGCTGCCCGGCCCACCCACTTCGCTGGGGTAGTGCAGATCGTGTCTAAGGTGTTCAACTTGGTGCGCCCGCATCGGGCCTATTTTGGGCAGAAGGATGCGCAGCAGTTGGCGGTTGTAAGGCAGCTCGTACGGGATTTGGACTATCCCATTCGGATTGAGGCAATCCCTATCCGGCGGGAACCTAGCGGATTGGCGCTTTCTTCCAGAAATGCCTATCTCAGCCCCGAAGAACACGAGCAGGCCACTGCGCTAAATAAGGCCTTGACAGCTGGGCTTCAGGCAGCGGCCGCGACGGGATCTGCGACCAGCGTGTTGGAAACGACCAAGGCAGTCCTTGAGCAGGCGCCGGGAGTGCAGACCGAATATGTGGCTCTGGTTGACCCCAATACTATGGAAGAGGTGCGGGAAGGCCAGAAGGTGACTGCAACGCTAATGTTGGCAGCGCGGGTAGGCTCGACCAGACTAATCGACAACACGTTAGTGGTGTTGGGCCCGCGCTAG
- a CDS encoding beta-galactosidase codes for MPLKTNALYYGGDYNPEQWDRQTIEQDIPLMREAGVNMATVNVFAWGELEADEGCWDEEAFSRLAERIDALGKAGISVDLATGTAAPPAWMAHKYPDSLPVDRQGVRLGFGSRQGYCLSSPEYRAGVVRLSREIATRFGSHEAVALFHINNEYGCHIHECFCERCAGEFRQWLQQKYGSIEELNHAWGCAFWSQRRRNFEQVEPPRATPTFHNPAHLADWRRFSNEQMLKLFRLEKEQLQARAPQIPITTNFMGYFPPVDYRQWAREVDVVSNDEYPDPADPAAIAEQAWSADMQRGYKGQPWLIMEQAPGVVQWRAANASKRPGQWALWSLSQIARGADGALCFQWRQSEAGAETWHGAMVPHYGTAGSHWKEMVDLGTKLANLSPVAGTQVQAEVAVMVDWESEIIRSTSIGPVPHSWMGQARVWHRSLFEAGITADVVGVDADLSQYRMVIVADLAAPDAILGKKLEEFVEGGGQLIGTTGTGRFTPEGKAALGGYLGVLSSLFGVNVEGTVYGVNAAETAVVAEGVNEHLGGSTPQGAPDGNPDPRVCRITAAVGAPAAARYVGIEPVDPALERAMDSLCEVRPALRGKTRADSIEVEDATPIAFFTDGIATDLNGKAAITRRKVGKGQAWYVGTDLDLAGRAGVLALVGAHARVRPVLPGAPAGVEAVKRGKVLFVLNHADKAAELSGMVGTDLLSATQLSGHVVVPPRSAIALWQ; via the coding sequence ATGCCTTTGAAGACCAACGCTCTTTATTACGGCGGCGATTACAACCCGGAACAGTGGGATCGCCAGACCATCGAGCAGGACATTCCCCTAATGCGGGAAGCCGGAGTGAATATGGCAACCGTGAACGTGTTCGCTTGGGGAGAGCTAGAAGCAGACGAGGGGTGCTGGGACGAGGAGGCGTTCTCTAGGCTGGCAGAACGCATTGATGCGCTTGGGAAAGCGGGTATTAGTGTCGATTTAGCAACGGGAACTGCCGCCCCACCAGCATGGATGGCACATAAGTACCCGGATTCACTGCCGGTAGATCGGCAGGGGGTAAGGCTAGGATTCGGGTCTAGACAGGGGTACTGCCTGTCCTCTCCGGAATATCGGGCGGGCGTGGTCCGGCTTTCCCGCGAGATAGCCACGCGTTTCGGCAGTCACGAGGCCGTCGCCCTCTTCCACATAAACAACGAGTATGGCTGCCATATTCACGAATGCTTCTGTGAACGTTGCGCCGGCGAATTCCGGCAATGGCTGCAGCAGAAATACGGGTCGATCGAGGAACTGAACCACGCTTGGGGCTGTGCTTTCTGGTCACAGCGCCGCCGCAATTTTGAGCAGGTGGAGCCGCCGCGAGCAACGCCTACCTTCCACAATCCCGCGCATCTGGCCGACTGGCGGCGCTTCAGCAATGAGCAGATGCTAAAACTGTTTCGCCTAGAGAAGGAACAGCTGCAGGCGCGCGCTCCACAAATTCCGATTACCACTAATTTCATGGGATATTTCCCGCCAGTCGATTACCGGCAGTGGGCGCGCGAGGTGGACGTAGTCTCTAATGATGAATACCCAGATCCGGCAGACCCGGCTGCCATTGCAGAACAGGCGTGGTCGGCTGACATGCAGCGCGGCTACAAGGGCCAGCCTTGGCTAATCATGGAACAGGCGCCAGGCGTCGTGCAGTGGCGCGCCGCGAATGCCTCGAAGAGGCCGGGGCAGTGGGCTCTGTGGTCCCTATCCCAGATTGCTAGGGGAGCTGACGGGGCACTCTGCTTCCAGTGGCGCCAAAGTGAGGCAGGGGCAGAGACTTGGCATGGCGCCATGGTGCCGCACTACGGTACTGCAGGGTCCCACTGGAAAGAAATGGTCGACCTCGGAACCAAATTGGCGAATCTTTCACCCGTGGCCGGCACGCAGGTTCAGGCCGAGGTGGCGGTCATGGTGGACTGGGAGAGCGAGATTATCCGCTCAACCTCTATTGGGCCGGTTCCACATTCGTGGATGGGCCAGGCGCGAGTGTGGCATAGGAGCCTATTTGAGGCAGGAATAACCGCCGACGTCGTTGGTGTCGACGCCGACCTAAGCCAATACCGCATGGTGATCGTGGCGGACCTAGCCGCTCCTGATGCCATCCTTGGAAAGAAATTGGAGGAATTTGTCGAGGGCGGAGGCCAGCTAATTGGCACTACCGGCACGGGACGGTTCACTCCGGAAGGCAAGGCTGCCTTAGGGGGATACCTGGGAGTGTTGTCGTCCCTCTTTGGGGTGAATGTCGAGGGGACCGTGTACGGAGTAAACGCTGCGGAAACGGCAGTGGTGGCCGAGGGCGTGAATGAACACCTGGGTGGCTCTACTCCGCAAGGCGCCCCAGACGGAAATCCGGACCCGCGCGTTTGCCGTATTACGGCTGCAGTAGGCGCGCCTGCTGCGGCGCGATACGTAGGCATCGAGCCGGTCGATCCAGCCCTAGAGCGAGCCATGGACAGTCTGTGCGAAGTACGCCCGGCACTGCGCGGCAAGACCAGGGCGGACTCCATAGAGGTCGAAGATGCCACCCCAATCGCGTTCTTCACAGACGGCATTGCCACCGACCTGAACGGAAAGGCTGCCATCACGCGCCGGAAAGTTGGGAAGGGGCAGGCGTGGTATGTAGGTACAGACCTAGACCTAGCAGGTAGGGCCGGAGTGCTCGCCCTCGTCGGCGCGCATGCCCGGGTGCGGCCCGTCCTCCCCGGAGCCCCCGCGGGCGTGGAAGCGGTAAAGCGAGGCAAAGTGCTCTTCGTGCTGAATCACGCGGACAAGGCTGCAGAGCTGAGTGGAATGGTGGGAACAGATCTGCTGAGCGCCACCCAACTAAGCGGGCACGTGGTGGTTCCCCCACGCTCTGCCATCGCACTCTGGCAGTGA
- a CDS encoding PH domain-containing protein, translating to MTDAPQSRIEQPMRAAGANGDPFTPAGAQFHPVSMKLWKARLAGALMVPVPLLIALIAITILAHQPLLWIGVAALVAFIAWLTWLIPRQVRAIGWAATNDELLIRRGIMFKSMCAVPYGRMQFVDLNEGPLDRWMGIASVKLHTAAATTDANIPGLPKEDAILLRDRLSALGNAEMAGL from the coding sequence ATGACTGATGCACCTCAAAGCCGTATTGAACAGCCGATGCGAGCGGCCGGGGCCAACGGCGACCCCTTCACTCCTGCGGGAGCGCAGTTCCATCCAGTATCCATGAAGCTGTGGAAGGCAAGGCTGGCAGGAGCCCTCATGGTGCCCGTCCCCCTGCTAATAGCGCTGATTGCTATCACCATCTTGGCTCACCAGCCACTACTGTGGATCGGCGTAGCCGCGCTGGTTGCCTTCATCGCATGGCTGACATGGCTGATCCCAAGGCAGGTACGTGCCATAGGTTGGGCAGCTACTAATGACGAACTCCTGATCCGCCGTGGCATCATGTTCAAATCCATGTGCGCAGTACCGTACGGGCGCATGCAATTCGTCGACCTAAACGAAGGCCCACTAGACCGATGGATGGGCATTGCTTCCGTCAAACTGCACACCGCTGCAGCCACCACCGACGCGAACATTCCTGGCCTCCCCAAAGAAGACGCAATCCTGCTGCGTGACCGCCTGTCCGCCCTCGGCAATGCGGAGATGGCCGGTCTATGA